GTTCAAAGATGCCCCGGGTGACCCCACACCACGCACATTGTCGAGACATCAGTCAAGGCGGCCTCGGAATAATTATCGGGTTTCAGCCGAGAGAAGGAGAGATTGTGAAGCTTTCAATCCCCTTCAAGAAGGGGATTACGCTCCCTGTATTCGCTGAAGTCATCTGGACAACGGCTGAAGCCGACGATTTCAGGGCGGGAATGAGGTTTTTGTCATAAAGAAGTCGGGATCATGCAAGAAGCGCGTGTTTTCATAGGAAACGGGAACACGCATACACGCGCTCTTGCTCAGGTAACGCAAAAGGAGGAATCCACATGATCGAGC
The DNA window shown above is from Candidatus Abyssobacteria bacterium SURF_5 and carries:
- a CDS encoding PilZ domain-containing protein — encoded protein: MSGGRYPITIREREDPMATEKRRSARRRYKEEIDFEAMIPGSKMPRVTPHHAHCRDISQGGLGIIIGFQPREGEIVKLSIPFKKGITLPVFAEVIWTTAEADDFRAGMRFLS